The genomic region CATTTTAATGGCGAAGGAAAATTGAAGAAACTTATGCCCTATCTGGATATTAGACATTAAATTTTAGATGTGAGATTTTAGAGTGTTGTCTGAACCAGGAAAGGAAGGATGTAAGGATGAACAGGATCGGGCGTCTGGTCTAATTATCTAAAATCTAATGTCTTACATCTAATATCTCACATCTAATATCTCACATCTAATATCTCACATCTACTCCCTAAACAACAACCCACTAAACTTCACCAAATAATCTCGCCAGTTCGACCAGGTGTGTCCACCTTCGGATTCATAATAGGTATATTTCATTCCGATATCGTCTAGTTTCTTGCGGTAGGTTTCTCCGGTTTTATACAGAAAATCTGTCTTTCCCATTCCGATCCAATAGAGGGCAGTCCCATTTTTCTTTTGTTGCAAAAGGTTTTGGTCGAAATTGTCGTAAACAGCAATGTTAGCGGCATCCGATAAGCGGTAGGCTGCGGAGAATAAACCGACATAGTCAAATGTATTGGCGTAAGTGGCGGAGATCACCATGGTATGCGACCCACCCATTGACAGCCCTGCGATGGCTCTATTCTTTTTTCCTTTCTTTATGCGGTAGTGCTTCTCTGCAAAGTTTATGATTTCCTTAAAGTTTGATTCCATCTCCCCTGTCCCAACATCTGGCGTACGGAATTCGACAGCGTACTCCCCTTTTTCGGAATTGCCAGGTGCCGCAGAGTTCGAAGTATGCCCGTTTGGCATCACCACAATCATCGGCACGATCTGTCCGGCAGCAATCAGGTTATCCATGATCTGAGTCACGCGTCCTAAACTTGGCCATGCTTCCTCATCGCCACCCATACCATGCAGAAGGTATAATACCGGGTATGACTTTTTAGAGCTTTCGTATCCTGGCGGCGTATAAATGCTCATTCTTCGCTCCGCATGATTAATTGCAGATGGATACCATACTTTGGTCAATGTTCCATGCGGAACAGCATGGGTTTTATAAAGCTCTGCTTGCGCCCCATTGGTGATAAAATAGTTAAACACATTGCTCACGTCGCGAATCTGATATACATTTAAAGGGTCAGTGATCCGCACCCCATCAACCAAAAAATTATACAAGTATAGGTCGCGCCCCATAGCGTTCTGCGTAGCGGACCAAAGGCCATCGGCATTCTTCGTCATCTTTAGCTTATCGCCTGTCGGAGAGTCGGCAGACAACCAATTCCCTAACACAAAAACCTCCTTGGCCTGCGGAGCAATAAGATTAAAAGTGACCGTATTATCAGCCGCAACTTCGGGCGAGCGTACATCCGCTAGCTTTTTACCAATATTTTCTTGTCCCTCCGCGGAATGGCTAAGACACAGAATAAATAAAAAGAGTGAAATCAAAGGAGCTATTCTCATGGCGTAGAATTATCGGTTTAAATTGTAGACTCTAATATAAAAAACTTTTATGATTCCCCTGATACAGCAACAGGATGAAAGCAGGTCCAACCCGCTAAATATATACAATATCAAAAAAAACCTAAGGGCGACGATTTCCGATAACAATGATAATTAATCGACATTATTAGACAAATAATCTATTTAAATATTTATCTTTGCGGCTCCAAACAAAATACAATGAATCATCCTGTTAAGATAAAAAATGCATTGGTTTCAGTTTACTACAAAGATAACCTTGCGCCTTTAATTCAATTATTACATACTTACGGTGTTACATTTTACTCAACTGGCGGTACAGAAGCGTTTATCCGCGACTTGGACATCCCTGTAGAGCGTGTTGAGGACCTTACAGGTTACCCTTCAATCTTAGGGGGCCGCGTAAAAACGTTACACCCGAATGTATTCGGAGGTATTTTATCCCGTCGCCCATTGGCAGAGGATAAACAACAATTAGATCAATATGAGATTCCAGAAATTGACTTAGTCATTGTTGACCTATATCCGTTTGAAGAAACTGTAGCTTCTGGTGCTGCTGAGCAAGATATTATTGAGAAGATTGATATCGGCGGAATTTCTTTGATCCGCGCTGCTGCAAAAAACTTCAACGACGTGGTGATCATCTCTTCAAAAAATGATTACACAGAATTAGAGGAAATCTTAAAAAATCAGGAAGGTGCAACAAGTTTAGAGCAACGTAAATCGTTTGCAAAACGCGCATTCAATACTTCTTCGCATTATGACACGGCGATCTTCAACTACTTCAACCAAGAGGAGCCAATCGAAGTGTTCAAACAATCGGAGCAAAAAGCACAAACGTTGCGTTACGGCGAAAACCCACACCAAAAGGGGGTATTCTTCGGAAACTTAGATGCAATGTTCGATAAATTAAACGGTAAAGAACTTTCATACAACAACTTAGTAGATGTTGATGCGGCAGTTGCTATTATCGATGAATTCCAAGAGCCAACATTCGCTATCTTGAAACATACCAATGCTTGTGGTGTTGCTTCCCGCAATACCATCAAAGATGCTTGGTTAGCAGCCTTAGCATGTGACCCTGTATCTGCATTTGGTGGCGTTTTAATCTGTAATGCTGAAGTCGATAAAGAAACAGCCGAAGAAATCAACAACCTATTCTTTGAGGTGTTGATCGCTCCTTCATACAGCGAAGATGCTCTTCAAGTATTGACAGCTAAGAAAAATCGCATTATCCTTCGTCGTAAAGAAGTAGCATTGCCTTCACAACAGTTCAAAACCTTGTTGAACGGTGTTATTCTTCAAGACAAAGACAATACTGTTGAAGGCCCTAAGGAAATGACTGCTGCTACCGAGGTAAAACCTACGGAAGAGCAACTAAAGGATCTTTACTTTGCCAATAAAATCGTTAAGCATACGAAATCAAATACGATCGTATTTGCTAAAGATGGTACCCTAATCGCTTCTGGCGTAGGTCAAACGTCACGTGTTGATGCTTTAAAACAAGCAATCGAGAAAGCACAATCTTTCGGTTTCGAAATCAAAGGCAGTGTGATGGCATCGGATGCCTTCTTCCCATTCCCTGACTGTGTCGAAATTGCTGGTGACGCTGGTGTTGTTGCCGTATTGCAACCAGGTGGATCCATCAAAGATCAATTGTCAATTGATATGGCTAACGAAAAAGGAGTTGCTATGGTGACTACAGGCGTTAGACATTTTAAACATTAATTAGATATTAGACATAAGACATTAGATATAAGACGTATGTCGTCTAGAAAAGGGTCGCTTTCGCGACCCTTTTCTTTTGGAGTGTTGGGATCGGTTGTTTTTGGAAGAAAGAATGGAAAGTTTGTCTCGAACCAGGCAAGGAAGGGTGGGTTGTCTTGAACCAAGAAAAAAAGGATTGTAGGATTGGCAGGATCCTGTCTATCCGAGACTGTAACCTGAACTGTGTCAGGGGAATAATTAGATGTAATTCATTATATTCAATTATTCAAACGATACGGTCATGAAAGAACAGACCCCATTTGACTTTGAACGCTTCAAGGCAGAAGCGCTTCAAGGATTATCCGAAGGCAAGAGCCTATCTCCCAATGACGGCGTTCTGGCGCCCCTGATGAAACATCTATTGGAATCGATGCTTTCGGGCGAGATGGACAACCATCTTGAAGAAGAAAAAGCCTCAGGCAATAGTAATCGTAGGAACGGCAAGACCAAAAAGACGGTCCGGGGTCCGCATACGGGCACCTTCGAGTTGGAAACGAGCCGCGATCGATCTGGAACGTTCGAGCCTAAGATTGTCCCCAAACGCCAATTAATCATTACAGAACAGTTAGAAGGTCATGTTTTGAGTATGTATGCCAAAGGTATGAGCATGCGTGGTATCAGCGATTTCATCCGTGAAATGTATGCTATGGAGATTTCCGCGACAGAGATTTCTCGGATTACCGAAAGCGTCATGCCTGCTGTCAATGAATGGCGAAGTCGCCCCTTAGAAGCTGTTTATCCTTTTGTATTCCTGGACTGCATGCACTATAAGGTTCGTCAGAACGGAACGGTAGAATCAAGAGCCATCTACAATATATTGGGTATAGGTATGGATGGTCGTAAAGACCTGATCGGGCTTTATAGTTCAGAACATGAGGGCGCTAAATTTTGGCTTTCGGTTCTTACAGACCTAAAGCAACGCGGTGTTGAGGATATCCTGATTGCCTGTATTGACGGGCTTAAAGGCTTCCCTGAAGCTATAGAGGCCATATTTCCAAAGACTAGGATCCAGCTCTGTGTTGTTCATCAGATCCGTTCGAGCATACGCTATGTGACAGATAAGGACAAAAGAGAAGTAATAGCCGACATGAAACCAATCTACCGAGCGGTCAATGAAGAAATGGGTTATGAGAACCTGCTGCTGTTCGAGGAAAAATGGGGGAAGAAATATCCACTAGCAGTTAAGTCATGGCTGGAAAATTGGGTAAATCTTTCCACCTTCTTCGAATATGACCAGCATATACGGAAGATTATATATACGACTAACCCCATTGAGGGGATGCATCGACAGATCAGAAAGATAACCAAGACAAAGGGAGCTTTCAACTCAGAACAGGCGCTCTTAAAACTAATGTATTTGATCATCAGGGATATTTCCAAAAAATGGACAATGCCCGCACATAACTGGGCATTGACAATATCCCAACTCTATATCAAATTTGGTGATAGAATCAGGCTAGATAAGAGCTTTTAGGTTTAGGTTAATTCCCCATTGACACAGTTCATGTTACACAACCGTCTATCCTACAATCCTTTTTTTCCTGGTTCAGACAAAGTTCATCCTGATTATCCTACAATCCTTTTTTTCCTGCTTCAGACAAAGGTCATCCTGTCTATCCTCTCATCCTTCCTTTCTTGGTTCAGACAAAGTTCATCCTGATTATCCTTACATCCTTCCTTTCTTGGTTCAAAAAAACACGAATCTTCGTCTACTCAGAACCCTTTCACTTCCCTTTCAAACCCAATGTATAACCCAATCAAAGCCGCTCGGAAAGGGCTATGATATGGGTCAGCAAGGGAAGTGAAAAAGTAATCAATAAATAATCGTTAAACCCAATCCTTTCAAAATAGTATTTAGTAGTTAGTACTTAGCATTAAGTCCTATTGCGTAATATCCTATTCATCCTTAAATCTTTTTTTTCCTGGTTCAGACGAACCTCCTTTTGTGGTTTAAACCAAAGGTTCAAAACAACGCATCCCACCAATCCCTTCAGACAACATGTTTCAAAAACCAAATTTATAACCGCCATACGTCTTATATCTAACATCTCACATCTAACGTCTAAATCAAAACATTCCCCCCTCCTATTCGTTACTATACACAAATATCAACAATATGAGAGCTT from Sphingobacterium sp. BN32 harbors:
- a CDS encoding esterase; protein product: MRIAPLISLFLFILCLSHSAEGQENIGKKLADVRSPEVAADNTVTFNLIAPQAKEVFVLGNWLSADSPTGDKLKMTKNADGLWSATQNAMGRDLYLYNFLVDGVRITDPLNVYQIRDVSNVFNYFITNGAQAELYKTHAVPHGTLTKVWYPSAINHAERRMSIYTPPGYESSKKSYPVLYLLHGMGGDEEAWPSLGRVTQIMDNLIAAGQIVPMIVVMPNGHTSNSAAPGNSEKGEYAVEFRTPDVGTGEMESNFKEIINFAEKHYRIKKGKKNRAIAGLSMGGSHTMVISATYANTFDYVGLFSAAYRLSDAANIAVYDNFDQNLLQQKKNGTALYWIGMGKTDFLYKTGETYRKKLDDIGMKYTYYESEGGHTWSNWRDYLVKFSGLLFRE
- a CDS encoding IS256 family transposase, whose product is MKEQTPFDFERFKAEALQGLSEGKSLSPNDGVLAPLMKHLLESMLSGEMDNHLEEEKASGNSNRRNGKTKKTVRGPHTGTFELETSRDRSGTFEPKIVPKRQLIITEQLEGHVLSMYAKGMSMRGISDFIREMYAMEISATEISRITESVMPAVNEWRSRPLEAVYPFVFLDCMHYKVRQNGTVESRAIYNILGIGMDGRKDLIGLYSSEHEGAKFWLSVLTDLKQRGVEDILIACIDGLKGFPEAIEAIFPKTRIQLCVVHQIRSSIRYVTDKDKREVIADMKPIYRAVNEEMGYENLLLFEEKWGKKYPLAVKSWLENWVNLSTFFEYDQHIRKIIYTTNPIEGMHRQIRKITKTKGAFNSEQALLKLMYLIIRDISKKWTMPAHNWALTISQLYIKFGDRIRLDKSF
- the purH gene encoding bifunctional phosphoribosylaminoimidazolecarboxamide formyltransferase/IMP cyclohydrolase produces the protein MNHPVKIKNALVSVYYKDNLAPLIQLLHTYGVTFYSTGGTEAFIRDLDIPVERVEDLTGYPSILGGRVKTLHPNVFGGILSRRPLAEDKQQLDQYEIPEIDLVIVDLYPFEETVASGAAEQDIIEKIDIGGISLIRAAAKNFNDVVIISSKNDYTELEEILKNQEGATSLEQRKSFAKRAFNTSSHYDTAIFNYFNQEEPIEVFKQSEQKAQTLRYGENPHQKGVFFGNLDAMFDKLNGKELSYNNLVDVDAAVAIIDEFQEPTFAILKHTNACGVASRNTIKDAWLAALACDPVSAFGGVLICNAEVDKETAEEINNLFFEVLIAPSYSEDALQVLTAKKNRIILRRKEVALPSQQFKTLLNGVILQDKDNTVEGPKEMTAATEVKPTEEQLKDLYFANKIVKHTKSNTIVFAKDGTLIASGVGQTSRVDALKQAIEKAQSFGFEIKGSVMASDAFFPFPDCVEIAGDAGVVAVLQPGGSIKDQLSIDMANEKGVAMVTTGVRHFKH